A genomic stretch from Capricornis sumatraensis isolate serow.1 chromosome 4, serow.2, whole genome shotgun sequence includes:
- the LOC138078225 gene encoding bifunctional phosphoribosylaminoimidazole carboxylase/phosphoribosylaminoimidazole succinocarboxamide synthetase: MAAVEVLKIGKKLYEGKTKEVYELLDSPGRVLLQSKDQITAGNAARKNHLEGKAAISNKITSCIFQLLQEAGIKTAFTRKCGETAFIAPKCEMIPIEWVCRRIATGSFLKRNPGVKEGYKFYPPKVEMFFKDDANNDPQWSEEQLIAANFCFAGLVIGQTEVDIMSHATQAIFEILEKSWLPQNCTLVDMKIEFGVDVTTREIVLADVIDNDSWRLWPSGDRSQQKDKQSYRDLKEVTPEGLQMVKKNFEWVAERIELLLKPESQCRVIVLMGSTSDLSHCEKIKKACGTFGIPCELRVTSAHKGPDETLRIKAEYEGDGIPTVFVAVAGRSNGLGPVLSGNTAYPVISCPPLTPDWGAQDVWSSLRLPSGLGCSTILSPEGSAQFAAQIFGLNNHLIWARLRASVLNTWISLKQADKKIREANL, encoded by the coding sequence ATGGCGGCAGTCGAAGTACTGAAGATTGGTAAGAAACTCTATGAGGGTAAAACAAAAGAAGTCTATGAATTGTTGGATAGTCCAGGAAGAGtcctcctgcagtccaaggaccaGATTACAGCAGGAAACGCAGCCAGAAAGAATCACCTTGAAGGAAAAGCTGCAATCTCAAATAAAATTACCAGCTGTATTTTTCAGTTGTTACAGGAAGCAGGTATCAAAACTGCTTTCACCAGAAAATGTGGGGAGACAGCTTTCATTGCACCTAAGTGTGAAATGATTCCAATTGAATGGGTTTGTAGAAGAATAGCAACTGGTTCTTTTCTCAAAAGAAATCCTGGTGTTAAGGAAGGATATAAGTTCTACCCACCTAAAGTGGAGATGTTTTTTAAGGATGATGCCAATAATGATCCGCAATGGTCTGAGGAACAGCTAATTGCTGCAAATTTTTGCTTTGCTGGACTTGTTATAGGACAAACTGAAGTGGATATCATGAGTCATGCTACACAGGCTATTTTTGAAATACTGGAGAAATCCTGGTTGCCCCAGAACTGTACACTAGTTGATATGAAGATTGAATTTGGTGTTGATGTAACCACCAGAGAAATCGTTCTTGCTGATGTTATTGATAATGATTCCTGGAGACTCTGGCCATCAGGAGATCGAAGCCAGCAAAAAGACAAACAGTCATATCGTGATCTCAAGGAAGTAACTCCTGAAGGgctacagatggtaaagaaaaattTTGAGTGGGTTGCAGAAAGAATAGAGTTGCTTCTGAAACCAGAAAGTCAGTGCAGGGTTATAGTATTGATGGGCTCAACCTCTGATCTTAGTCACTGTGAAAAAATTAAGAAGGCTTGTGGAACTTTTGGCATTCCATGTGAACTTAGGGTCACCTCTGCCCATAAAGGACCAGATGAAACTCTGAGGATTAAAGCTGAGTATGAAGGGGATGGCATTCCTACTGTATTTGTGGCAGTGGCAGGCAGAAGCAATGGTTTAGGGCCGGTGTTGTCTGGTAACACTGCATATCCAGTTATCAGCTGTCCTCCTCTCACTCCAGACTGGGGAGCTCAGGATGTGTGGTCTTCTCTTCGATTACCCAGTGGTCTTGGCTGTTCGACCATCCTTTCTCCAGAAGGATCAGCTCAGTTTGCTGCTCAGATATTTGGATTAAATAACCATTTGATCTGGGCCCGACTGCGAGCAAGTGTATTAAATACATGGATTTCCTTGAAGCAGGCTGACAAGAAAATCAGAGAGGCCAATTTATAA